In Streptomyces alboniger, the following are encoded in one genomic region:
- a CDS encoding ABC transporter ATP-binding protein yields MTTPLLWLNDVHVTHRARSGGLFSRDQVHALTGADLTIAPGETLGVVGESGCGKSTLAKVLVGVQRPTHGTVTFRGRDLWTMAPARRRTEIGTRTGMIFQDPSTALNRRLSIRQILRDPLDVHRRGTPAERNERVRELMELVGLPKALADGLPGQLSGGQRQRVAIARALALEPELVVADEPTSALDVSVRAQILNLLLDLKERLGLAVVFVSHDIQTVRRMSDRVITMYLGRIVEEAPAAEILDRARHPYTRALFSATPGLLDPIDPIPLAGPVPSATRPPSGCPFRTRCWKADGVCAEVMPDAEPAGVGHLFRCHHPVDEGESTHELATQAAATAQGPAATAQGPAATAKDPRERP; encoded by the coding sequence GTGACCACCCCCCTGCTCTGGTTGAACGACGTGCACGTCACACACCGGGCCCGCTCTGGAGGGCTGTTCTCCCGAGACCAAGTCCACGCCCTCACAGGGGCAGACCTGACAATCGCCCCTGGCGAGACCCTCGGCGTGGTCGGCGAGTCGGGCTGCGGCAAGTCGACACTGGCGAAGGTCCTCGTAGGCGTACAGCGCCCCACCCACGGAACGGTGACCTTCAGAGGCAGGGACCTCTGGACGATGGCCCCCGCCAGGAGGCGGACGGAGATCGGCACCCGCACCGGCATGATCTTCCAGGACCCGTCGACCGCCCTGAACCGCAGACTGTCGATCAGACAGATCCTCCGCGACCCCCTGGACGTACACAGACGCGGCACACCTGCCGAACGAAACGAACGCGTGCGGGAGTTGATGGAGCTGGTCGGCCTGCCCAAGGCTCTCGCCGACGGCCTCCCCGGCCAACTGTCCGGCGGACAACGCCAACGCGTCGCGATCGCCCGCGCGCTGGCCCTCGAACCGGAGCTGGTGGTCGCCGACGAACCGACCAGCGCGCTCGACGTGTCCGTACGCGCCCAGATCCTCAACCTCCTCCTGGACCTGAAGGAACGCCTCGGGCTGGCCGTGGTCTTCGTCTCGCACGACATCCAGACCGTGCGCAGGATGAGCGACCGCGTCATCACCATGTACCTGGGCCGGATCGTGGAGGAGGCCCCTGCCGCCGAGATCCTGGACCGCGCCCGGCACCCGTACACGCGCGCCCTGTTCTCGGCCACGCCGGGCCTGCTCGACCCCATCGACCCGATCCCGCTGGCCGGCCCGGTGCCGTCCGCGACCCGGCCGCCGAGCGGCTGCCCGTTCCGTACGCGCTGCTGGAAGGCGGACGGCGTGTGCGCCGAGGTGATGCCGGACGCGGAGCCGGCGGGCGTCGGGCACCTGTTCCGTTGCCATCACCCGGTGGACGAAGGAGAGTCGACCCACGAACTCGCCACGCAGGCCGCCGCCACGGCTCAAGGCCCCGCCGCCACGGCTCAAGGTCCCGCCGCCACGGCCAAGGATCCAAGGGAGCGCCCATGA
- a CDS encoding dihydrodipicolinate synthase family protein → MTLSTPLTGVVPPVCTPLTPDREVDTASLVRLVDHLLDGGVDGLFVLGSTSEVAYLTDRQRALVVDTVVRHAGGQLPVLAGAIDMTTPRVLDHVRALTEAGADAAVVTAPFYTRTHPAEIARHFRLVASASAVPVLAYDLPVSVHTKLSAELVLELAADGVLAGLKDSSGAEGAFRSVLLGRRAVPVPFSVLTGSEVTVDAALAMGADGVVPGLGNVDPAGYVRLYAACREGDWERARAEQERLCGLFGMVTAGDPGRMGGSSSALGAFKAALHLRGVIACPVTAEPQIPLSPRETEKVGKHLAAAGLL, encoded by the coding sequence ATGACCCTGTCCACCCCGCTGACCGGTGTCGTCCCGCCCGTCTGCACCCCGCTGACACCGGACCGCGAGGTGGACACCGCCTCCCTCGTCCGGCTCGTCGACCATCTGCTGGACGGCGGCGTCGACGGTCTTTTCGTGCTCGGCTCCACCTCGGAGGTCGCATACCTGACGGACCGGCAGCGGGCCCTCGTCGTCGACACGGTCGTACGCCATGCGGGCGGACAGCTCCCCGTCCTCGCGGGCGCGATCGACATGACCACGCCCCGCGTCCTCGATCACGTGCGGGCGCTCACCGAGGCGGGCGCGGACGCGGCCGTCGTCACCGCGCCCTTCTACACGCGCACCCACCCGGCCGAGATCGCCCGCCACTTCCGGCTGGTCGCGAGCGCGTCCGCGGTGCCGGTCCTCGCGTACGACCTGCCGGTCTCGGTGCACACGAAGCTGAGCGCGGAACTGGTCCTCGAACTGGCCGCGGACGGCGTGCTCGCGGGCCTGAAGGACTCCAGCGGCGCCGAGGGAGCCTTTCGCAGCGTGCTCCTCGGCAGGCGGGCCGTGCCGGTCCCCTTCAGTGTGCTGACCGGTTCGGAGGTGACGGTCGACGCGGCGCTCGCGATGGGCGCGGACGGCGTCGTGCCGGGCCTCGGCAACGTCGACCCCGCCGGGTACGTGCGCCTCTACGCCGCCTGCCGCGAGGGCGACTGGGAGCGGGCGCGGGCCGAACAGGAGCGGCTGTGCGGCCTGTTCGGGATGGTGACGGCCGGCGACCCGGGCCGGATGGGCGGCAGCTCGTCGGCGCTGGGCGCCTTCAAGGCGGCGCTGCACCTGCGCGGCGTGATCGCCTGCCCGGTGACGGCGGAACCGCAGATCCCGCTGTCGCCGAGGGAGACGGAGAAGGTGGGCAAACACTTGGCGGCGGCGGGACTGCTCTGA
- a CDS encoding response regulator, whose amino-acid sequence MTIRVLLADDQTLVRAAFAMLVDSAPDMEVVGQAGTGRSAVDLARSERADLVVMDIRMPDLDGIEATRLLAADEDLAGVKVLMLTTYDTDEHVVDALRAGASGFLVKDTRPAELLEAIRTVAAGESLLSPGPTSRLIARVLRSPDTPGLRATGGPEGLSDRERQVLALVARGLNNTEIAETLGLSPLTAKTHVSRIMGKLGARDRAQLVIVAYESGLVAPGV is encoded by the coding sequence ATGACCATCCGCGTGTTGCTCGCCGACGACCAGACACTGGTGCGCGCGGCGTTCGCGATGCTCGTCGACTCGGCGCCCGACATGGAGGTCGTGGGCCAGGCGGGCACGGGCCGCTCGGCGGTCGACCTGGCCCGCTCCGAGCGGGCCGACCTCGTCGTCATGGACATCCGCATGCCCGACCTCGACGGCATCGAGGCGACGCGGCTGCTCGCGGCGGACGAGGACCTGGCGGGCGTGAAGGTGCTGATGCTGACGACGTACGACACGGACGAGCACGTGGTCGACGCATTGCGGGCGGGCGCGTCCGGCTTCCTGGTCAAGGACACCAGGCCCGCCGAACTCCTGGAGGCCATCCGCACGGTCGCCGCCGGTGAGTCCCTGCTCTCGCCGGGGCCCACCTCGCGGCTCATCGCCCGGGTGCTGCGGTCGCCGGACACCCCCGGACTGAGGGCGACCGGCGGCCCCGAGGGCCTCTCGGACCGCGAACGGCAGGTCCTCGCGCTGGTGGCGCGGGGCCTGAACAACACGGAGATCGCCGAGACGCTGGGCCTGAGTCCGCTCACCGCGAAGACGCATGTGAGCCGCATCATGGGCAAGCTGGGCGCGCGGGACCGCGCCCAACTGGTCATCGTGGCGTACGAGTCGGGGCTGGTGGCGCCGGGGGTGTGA
- a CDS encoding sensor histidine kinase yields the protein MDSPAIGKGTAQDPARRSLIERVLGPAAPGERLRTDALFALAMAASAVVVVRVVRDNGDPPGPLGWALLLAAHITIVWRRRAPIRVMFVLMAILLTYHSLDANHTAPMAVSMAGLFTVASRTRPRNAVLVGAGVIGIMLSVKFSEGMAEGAESLRITGWIVSFLLLGVYVRIHRQYVASVVERAERAERTREEEARRRVAEERLRVARDLHDLLAHSITLVGVQTSVAAHVLAADPDRLDRAAVAKALDDVAETCRTARGELRATLEVLRSGTDEGGCDEARGPLPGLGSLPDLADAARTAGARVELNVAECQAPPAVGAAAYRIVQEALTNAVRHAGPDLTVRVDISTGDAALNVTVADDGVGAKEPAGTPGYGLVGMRERARTVGGTLEAGPRPGGGFLVSAVLPLAPASLGGLT from the coding sequence GTGGACTCACCCGCCATAGGCAAGGGCACCGCGCAGGACCCCGCCCGCCGCAGCCTCATCGAGCGCGTCCTCGGCCCCGCCGCCCCCGGCGAACGGCTGCGCACCGACGCCCTGTTCGCGCTGGCCATGGCCGCGAGCGCCGTCGTCGTCGTGCGGGTCGTGCGGGACAACGGCGACCCGCCCGGCCCGCTCGGCTGGGCGCTGCTGCTCGCCGCCCACATCACCATCGTGTGGCGGCGCCGCGCCCCGATACGCGTCATGTTCGTCCTGATGGCGATCCTGCTGACCTACCATTCGCTCGACGCCAACCACACCGCTCCCATGGCGGTCTCGATGGCCGGCCTCTTCACCGTGGCCTCCCGCACCCGGCCCCGTAACGCCGTCCTCGTCGGGGCCGGGGTCATCGGCATCATGCTGAGCGTCAAGTTCTCCGAGGGCATGGCCGAGGGCGCCGAGTCCCTGCGCATCACCGGCTGGATCGTCTCCTTCCTGCTGCTCGGCGTGTACGTCCGCATCCACCGCCAGTACGTCGCCTCCGTCGTCGAACGCGCCGAGCGGGCCGAGCGCACGCGGGAGGAGGAGGCGCGCCGCCGGGTCGCCGAGGAACGGCTGCGGGTCGCCCGCGATCTGCACGACCTGCTGGCGCACAGCATCACCCTCGTCGGCGTCCAGACGTCCGTCGCCGCGCACGTCCTGGCGGCCGACCCGGACCGCCTGGACCGCGCGGCCGTCGCCAAGGCGCTGGACGACGTCGCCGAGACCTGCCGCACCGCCCGCGGTGAACTCCGCGCCACCCTGGAGGTGTTGCGGTCCGGCACCGACGAGGGAGGCTGCGACGAGGCCAGGGGCCCGCTGCCCGGCCTCGGCTCCCTGCCCGACCTCGCCGACGCGGCCCGCACCGCGGGGGCCCGCGTCGAGCTGAACGTGGCCGAGTGCCAGGCGCCGCCCGCCGTGGGCGCCGCCGCCTACCGCATCGTGCAGGAGGCGCTGACCAACGCCGTGCGGCACGCGGGCCCCGACCTCACCGTCCGGGTGGACATAAGCACGGGGGACGCGGCGCTGAACGTGACGGTCGCCGACGACGGCGTCGGCGCCAAGGAGCCCGCGGGCACCCCCGGTTACGGCCTCGTCGGCATGCGGGAGCGGGCCCGTACCGTAGGCGGGACCCTGGAGGCGGGGCCGCGGCCCGGGGGCGGTTTCCTGGTGTCCGCGGTGCTGCCCCTCGCGCCCGCGTCCCTGGGAGGCCTGACATGA
- a CDS encoding MMPL family transporter — protein MGAAPSITTPRRRRRAVPWVFLGLWIVVLALASPFAAKLSDVQKDRPVDYLPASADSTEVAKIQDQLPGGEATELVLVYHRDGGLTPADRETAGKQIAEIAGAHKLVAEPKGVPSKDGTTLMYPVASTEPGQDEEKRDALVNDVRDVARDEGGLSVDVGGGGAFDTDASEVYNALGGPLLYTTAGVVALLLILIYRSPFLWLVPLAVAGVADYFAMAAAYGLNQAFGTSVSGQSSGIMTILVFGAGTDYALLLVARYREELRRIEQPYDAMVAALRGCGPAVLASSGTVAAGLLCLLAADLNSSRGMGPLGTVGVLSALVAMLTLLPAVLVLLGRRVFWPLIPAYGSAPKQRRSLFAAMGSSAGRRPFTVLASGAVLLGALALGAFNLPGSLKQEDSFTKTPDSVAAMETLAAAYPERGTQPITVMTPAGDALGALAEIRGTKGVVGAEKGRTAKGWTEISVLASSAPETPGETATIKALRDGLDGSYVGGSSAQQLDLKDTNSRDRALVVPLVLAAVLLVLVALLRSLVAPLLLLAAVVAVWGASLGIAGLVLEPLLGFEGTDPGLGLLSFVFLVALGVDYGIFLMHRMREESLKGAEPGAAALTALRTTGGVIASAGLVLAATFAVLTNMPLVQLVELGFVIAVGVLLDTFLVRTYLVTSASVALGRKVWWPGPLSRPRPAAPAAPEADRVRVPSP, from the coding sequence ATGGGGGCCGCACCGTCCATCACCACACCACGCCGGCGGCGACGCGCCGTTCCCTGGGTGTTCCTGGGGCTGTGGATCGTCGTCCTCGCGCTCGCCTCGCCCTTCGCCGCCAAGCTCTCCGACGTCCAGAAGGACCGGCCCGTCGACTATCTCCCGGCGAGCGCGGACTCGACCGAAGTCGCCAAGATCCAGGACCAGTTGCCGGGCGGCGAGGCCACCGAACTGGTACTCGTCTATCACCGGGACGGCGGGCTGACCCCCGCCGACCGCGAGACCGCGGGGAAGCAGATCGCCGAGATAGCGGGGGCCCACAAGCTCGTCGCCGAGCCCAAGGGCGTGCCCTCCAAGGACGGCACCACGCTGATGTACCCCGTCGCCTCCACCGAGCCGGGACAGGACGAGGAGAAGCGGGACGCCCTCGTCAACGACGTGCGGGACGTCGCCAGGGACGAAGGCGGGCTGAGCGTCGACGTCGGCGGCGGCGGAGCCTTCGACACCGACGCGAGCGAGGTCTACAACGCGCTCGGCGGCCCCCTGCTCTACACCACCGCAGGCGTCGTCGCGCTGCTGCTCATCCTCATCTACCGCAGCCCGTTCCTGTGGCTCGTACCGCTCGCCGTCGCCGGCGTCGCGGACTACTTCGCGATGGCCGCCGCCTACGGACTCAACCAGGCCTTCGGGACCTCCGTCAGCGGGCAGAGCAGCGGCATCATGACCATCCTCGTCTTCGGCGCGGGCACCGACTACGCCCTGCTCCTCGTCGCCCGCTACCGCGAGGAACTACGCAGGATCGAACAGCCCTACGACGCCATGGTCGCCGCCCTGCGCGGCTGCGGGCCCGCCGTGCTCGCCTCCTCCGGGACCGTCGCCGCCGGGCTGCTCTGCCTGCTCGCCGCCGACCTCAACAGCAGCCGGGGCATGGGCCCGCTCGGCACCGTCGGCGTACTGAGCGCGCTCGTGGCCATGCTGACGCTGCTGCCGGCCGTCCTGGTGCTCCTCGGCCGGCGCGTGTTCTGGCCGCTGATCCCCGCCTACGGCAGCGCGCCCAAGCAGCGGCGCTCGCTCTTCGCCGCCATGGGCAGCTCGGCCGGACGCAGGCCGTTCACCGTCCTCGCCTCGGGAGCCGTCCTGCTCGGCGCGCTCGCCCTCGGCGCCTTCAACCTGCCGGGCTCCCTCAAGCAGGAGGACTCCTTCACCAAGACCCCCGACTCGGTGGCGGCCATGGAGACCCTCGCCGCCGCCTACCCCGAACGCGGCACCCAGCCCATCACCGTCATGACCCCGGCTGGGGACGCCCTCGGCGCCCTCGCCGAGATCCGGGGCACCAAGGGCGTCGTCGGCGCGGAGAAGGGACGTACCGCCAAGGGCTGGACCGAGATCTCCGTCCTCGCCTCCTCCGCGCCCGAGACCCCGGGGGAGACCGCCACCATCAAGGCGCTGCGGGACGGACTCGACGGGTCGTACGTCGGTGGATCCAGCGCCCAGCAGCTCGACCTGAAGGACACCAACTCCCGCGACCGCGCCCTCGTCGTGCCGCTCGTCCTCGCGGCCGTGCTGCTGGTCCTCGTAGCCCTGCTGCGCAGCCTCGTCGCCCCCCTGCTGCTGCTCGCCGCGGTCGTCGCCGTATGGGGCGCCTCGCTGGGCATCGCGGGCCTCGTCCTCGAACCGCTCCTCGGGTTCGAGGGCACCGACCCGGGGCTCGGTCTGCTCTCCTTCGTCTTCCTCGTCGCCCTCGGTGTCGACTACGGCATCTTCCTGATGCACCGGATGAGGGAAGAGAGCCTGAAGGGCGCCGAACCGGGGGCGGCCGCGCTCACCGCCCTGCGCACCACCGGCGGCGTCATCGCCTCCGCGGGACTCGTCCTCGCCGCGACGTTCGCCGTGCTCACCAACATGCCGCTCGTCCAACTCGTCGAACTGGGCTTCGTCATCGCGGTCGGCGTACTCCTCGACACCTTCCTGGTGCGTACGTACCTGGTGACGAGCGCGAGCGTGGCGCTCGGCCGCAAGGTGTGGTGGCCCGGCCCGCTGTCCCGGCCCCGCCCCGCGGCCCCCGCCGCACCCGAGGCCGACCGCGTTCGGGTGCCCTCGCCTTGA
- a CDS encoding TerB family tellurite resistance protein, which yields MLPDHGRNGRQARISAKPVSRGRALCRRVIGMNTAWDAVGDGEFFCPACGGDRNYQRLTGRRRFVLLGLPLVPRGAAGPVVQCAACQDLFDPDVLDHPTTTRLSAMLRDAVHTVVIAVLSTGGTTSRPTLDTAVATLRAAGHEDCTDEQLVALVDALAADTGRATEPDCGPGLAIELHEALGPLAPHLAPAGREALLLQGARIALADGPYTPAERDVLATAGCALTICAEDVTRLLVAARTPS from the coding sequence GTGCTGCCAGATCATGGACGAAACGGCCGACAGGCCCGCATCTCGGCCAAACCGGTATCCCGCGGGCGGGCCCTGTGCAGGCGGGTGATCGGCATGAACACCGCCTGGGACGCCGTCGGCGACGGCGAGTTCTTCTGCCCCGCCTGCGGCGGCGACCGCAACTACCAGCGGCTCACCGGCCGACGCCGCTTCGTCCTGCTCGGCCTGCCCCTGGTGCCGCGCGGCGCCGCGGGCCCCGTCGTCCAGTGCGCCGCCTGCCAGGACCTCTTCGACCCCGACGTCCTGGACCACCCCACCACCACGCGGCTCTCCGCGATGCTCCGCGACGCCGTGCACACGGTGGTCATCGCCGTCCTCTCCACGGGCGGCACCACCTCGCGCCCCACCCTCGACACGGCCGTCGCCACGCTGCGCGCCGCGGGCCACGAGGACTGCACCGACGAGCAGCTCGTCGCCCTCGTCGACGCGCTCGCCGCCGACACCGGCCGCGCCACCGAGCCCGACTGCGGACCCGGCCTCGCCATAGAACTCCACGAGGCGCTCGGCCCCCTGGCCCCGCACCTCGCCCCCGCGGGACGTGAGGCGCTGCTCCTCCAGGGCGCGCGGATCGCCCTGGCCGACGGGCCCTACACCCCCGCCGAGCGCGATGTGCTCGCCACGGCGGGCTGCGCGCTGACGATCTGCGCGGAGGACGTGACGCGCCTGCTGGTGGCGGCGCGCACGCCGTCCTGA
- the leuA gene encoding 2-isopropylmalate synthase, giving the protein MPNFQRPTSLPIHKYGRYEQVAIPDRTWPDNRITVAPRWLSTDLRDGNQALIDPMSPARKRAMFDLLVRMGYKEIEVGFPSSGQTDFDFVRSIVEDEDAIPEDVTISVLTQAREELIERTVESLKGARRATVHLYNATAPVWRDVVFRGSRDAVKQIAVDGTRLVMEYADKLLDDRTTFGYQYSPEIFTDTELDFALEVCEGVMDVWQPDAEREIILNLPATVERSTPSTHADRFEWMSRNLSRREFVCLSIHPHNDRGTAVAAAELAVMAGGDRVEGCLFGQGERTGNVDLVTLGMNLFSQGVDPQIDFSDIDEVRRVYEYCTQMEVHPRHPYAGDLVYTAFSGSHQDAIKKGFDALEKRAASQGKTVDDIEWAVPYLPIDPKDVGRSYEAVIRVNSQSGKGGVAYVLKNDHKLDLPRRMQIEFSKIIQVKTDTEGGEVTPGAIWSVFQDEYLPNPENPWGRIQVKNGQTTTDTDGVDTLTVEATLDGADTVLTGSGNGPISAFFDALQGIGIDVRLLDYQEHTMSEGASAQAASYIECAIGDKVLWGIGIDANTTRASLKAVVSAVNRAAR; this is encoded by the coding sequence ATGCCGAACTTCCAGCGCCCCACCTCCCTGCCGATCCACAAGTACGGCCGGTACGAGCAGGTCGCCATCCCCGACCGCACCTGGCCGGACAACCGCATCACGGTCGCACCCCGCTGGCTCTCCACGGACCTGCGCGACGGCAACCAAGCGCTGATCGACCCGATGTCCCCGGCCCGCAAGCGCGCCATGTTCGACCTGCTGGTACGCATGGGCTACAAGGAGATCGAGGTCGGCTTCCCCTCCTCGGGCCAGACCGACTTCGACTTCGTACGTTCGATCGTCGAGGACGAGGACGCGATCCCCGAGGACGTGACGATCTCCGTCCTGACGCAGGCGCGTGAAGAGCTGATCGAGCGCACGGTGGAGTCCCTGAAGGGCGCCCGCCGCGCCACCGTCCACCTGTACAACGCGACCGCGCCCGTCTGGCGCGACGTCGTCTTCCGCGGCTCGCGCGACGCCGTCAAGCAGATCGCCGTCGACGGCACCCGGCTGGTCATGGAGTACGCCGACAAGCTGCTGGACGACCGTACGACGTTCGGATACCAGTACAGCCCCGAGATCTTCACCGACACCGAGCTGGACTTCGCCCTGGAGGTCTGCGAGGGCGTCATGGACGTCTGGCAGCCCGACGCCGAGCGCGAGATCATCCTGAACCTGCCCGCCACGGTCGAGCGCTCCACGCCCTCCACCCACGCGGACCGCTTCGAGTGGATGTCCCGCAACCTCTCCCGGCGCGAGTTCGTCTGCCTGTCCATCCACCCGCACAACGACCGCGGCACCGCCGTCGCCGCCGCCGAACTGGCCGTCATGGCGGGCGGCGACCGCGTCGAGGGCTGCCTGTTCGGGCAGGGCGAGCGCACCGGCAACGTCGACCTGGTCACCCTGGGCATGAACCTCTTCAGCCAGGGCGTCGACCCGCAGATCGACTTCTCGGACATCGACGAGGTGCGGCGCGTGTACGAGTACTGCACCCAGATGGAGGTCCACCCCCGCCACCCCTACGCGGGCGACCTTGTCTACACCGCCTTCTCCGGCTCCCACCAGGACGCCATCAAGAAGGGCTTCGACGCGCTGGAGAAGCGCGCGGCGAGCCAGGGCAAGACCGTCGACGACATCGAGTGGGCCGTGCCCTACCTGCCCATCGACCCCAAGGACGTCGGCCGCTCCTACGAGGCCGTCATCCGCGTCAACTCGCAGTCCGGCAAGGGCGGCGTCGCGTACGTCCTGAAGAACGACCACAAGCTGGACCTGCCGCGCCGCATGCAGATCGAGTTCTCGAAGATCATCCAGGTGAAGACCGACACCGAGGGCGGCGAGGTCACCCCGGGCGCGATCTGGAGCGTCTTCCAGGACGAGTACCTGCCCAACCCCGAGAACCCCTGGGGGCGGATTCAGGTCAAGAACGGTCAGACGACGACCGACACGGACGGCGTCGACACCCTCACCGTCGAGGCCACGCTGGACGGCGCGGACACCGTGCTGACCGGGTCCGGCAACGGCCCGATCTCCGCGTTCTTCGACGCGCTCCAGGGCATCGGCATCGACGTGCGCCTGCTGGACTACCAGGAGCACACGATGAGCGAGGGCGCGTCCGCGCAGGCCGCCTCGTACATCGAGTGCGCGATCGGCGACAAGGTGCTGTGGGGCATCGGCATCGACGCCAACACCACGCGCGCCTCCCTGAAGGCCGTCGTCTCCGCCGTCAACCGCGCGGCACGCTAG
- a CDS encoding M4 family metallopeptidase, with protein sequence MTANPTGFEPVFCTIVPPHVLDELARSQDPALAVPARRTLERDAAERTHRRLTTVIGAPGVAAPKDAAADKPHRTIHDAKHRTELPGRKVRAEGEKPGKDATVNRAYAGLGATFELFQKSYERNSIDGNGLPLLATVHYGEDYGNAFWNGEQMVFGDGDKEIFLDFTIPVDVIGHELTHGVVQYTANLTYFGQPGALNESMADVFGSMIKQYTLGQTAHEADWLIGAGLLAPRVTGKALRSMKEPGTAYDDDVLGKDPQPADMDHYVRTGRDNGGVHINSGIPNRAFYLVADALGGHSWERAGHIWYAVLTGGELAQDASFEDFAKLTVAAARQKYGDGEELKAVVDAWSTVGVPATNG encoded by the coding sequence ATGACCGCCAACCCGACGGGCTTCGAGCCTGTCTTCTGCACCATCGTTCCGCCCCACGTCCTGGACGAGCTCGCCCGCAGCCAGGACCCCGCACTCGCCGTGCCCGCCCGCCGCACCCTGGAGCGGGACGCCGCCGAGCGCACCCACCGCCGGCTGACGACCGTCATCGGCGCGCCCGGCGTCGCCGCGCCGAAGGACGCCGCGGCGGACAAGCCGCACCGCACGATCCACGACGCCAAGCACCGCACGGAGCTTCCCGGCCGCAAGGTGCGCGCCGAGGGCGAGAAGCCCGGCAAGGACGCCACCGTCAACCGCGCCTACGCGGGGCTCGGCGCGACCTTCGAGCTGTTCCAGAAGTCGTACGAGCGCAACTCCATCGACGGCAACGGCCTGCCGCTCCTCGCGACCGTGCACTACGGCGAGGACTACGGAAACGCCTTCTGGAACGGCGAGCAGATGGTCTTCGGCGACGGCGACAAGGAGATCTTCCTGGACTTCACGATCCCCGTGGACGTCATCGGCCACGAGCTGACCCACGGCGTCGTGCAGTACACGGCGAACCTCACGTACTTCGGCCAGCCCGGCGCCCTGAACGAGTCGATGGCGGACGTCTTCGGCTCGATGATCAAGCAGTACACGCTCGGCCAGACCGCGCACGAGGCCGACTGGCTGATCGGCGCGGGCCTGCTCGCCCCGCGCGTCACCGGCAAGGCGCTGCGCTCCATGAAGGAGCCCGGCACGGCGTACGACGACGACGTGCTCGGCAAGGACCCGCAGCCCGCCGACATGGACCACTACGTGCGCACGGGCCGCGACAACGGCGGTGTGCACATCAACTCCGGCATCCCCAACCGCGCGTTCTACCTGGTGGCCGACGCGCTCGGCGGCCACTCGTGGGAGCGGGCGGGACACATCTGGTACGCGGTGCTGACCGGCGGCGAGCTGGCGCAGGACGCGTCGTTCGAGGACTTCGCGAAGCTGACGGTGGCCGCGGCCCGCCAGAAGTACGGCGACGGCGAGGAGCTGAAGGCCGTCGTCGACGCGTGGTCCACGGTCGGGGTACCGGCCACCAACGGCTGA
- a CDS encoding protealysin inhibitor emfourin, with amino-acid sequence MRIQVKRTGGFAGIDRYAEVETSTLADAPEWHALAEQALADGRGTPPLGVPDGFNYQLTVDGRTVYCSDPRLTEPQRKLISRVLKEGT; translated from the coding sequence ATGCGTATCCAGGTGAAGCGCACAGGAGGTTTCGCGGGCATCGACCGGTACGCCGAGGTGGAGACCTCGACGCTGGCCGATGCCCCCGAATGGCACGCGCTGGCCGAACAGGCCTTGGCCGACGGCCGCGGCACGCCACCCCTAGGGGTGCCGGACGGCTTCAACTACCAGCTGACGGTGGACGGACGCACGGTGTACTGCTCGGACCCGCGGCTGACCGAGCCGCAGCGGAAGCTGATCTCCCGGGTCCTGAAGGAGGGCACGTAG